Proteins encoded by one window of Novipirellula artificiosorum:
- a CDS encoding Zn-dependent hydrolase codes for MLQVNLERIKSDILTLAEIGRNKEDRGIYRMAFTDADIEAKRWLSDRIVAADLEHAVDGAVNVSGVLEGSTDQPRVMVGSHIDTVPCAGALDGTLGVVVGLECLRRLKEEGRQLKRTLELIAFSDEEGRFGGMFGSQSLCGHINPERLATMKDLDGVLLQDELRRHDYDPMAALDAARDPESIASYLELHIEQGPVLDRVHKSLGIVDEITGLFSWSVWLRGEANHAGTTPMEMRNDAFMGLADFAHEVPRILEENGSQRSRATIGKAQILPGAANTVPGLVEFSLDVRDTSEVILDDLSSAFRKALSAIARRRNLMFEFEQKSYLAPVGCSEVVVHELMEQANKLGIDFLAMPSGAAHDAQIMGRMVPVGMVFVPSKNGQSHSPAEWTAWADIGAGANVMLNTLIGLADDL; via the coding sequence ATGCTGCAAGTCAATCTGGAACGAATCAAATCCGACATTCTGACGCTCGCAGAAATTGGGCGAAACAAGGAAGACCGTGGCATCTATCGGATGGCGTTTACCGATGCCGATATCGAAGCCAAACGTTGGCTTAGCGACCGCATTGTCGCTGCGGACTTGGAACATGCGGTTGATGGTGCGGTCAACGTGTCGGGAGTGCTCGAAGGATCGACCGATCAGCCTCGCGTGATGGTGGGGTCGCACATTGACACCGTCCCCTGCGCCGGAGCACTCGACGGAACGCTTGGCGTTGTCGTGGGATTGGAGTGCTTGCGTCGGTTGAAAGAGGAAGGGCGGCAACTAAAACGGACGCTCGAACTGATTGCATTCAGCGATGAAGAAGGTCGTTTCGGTGGCATGTTTGGATCGCAATCGTTGTGCGGACACATCAATCCCGAGCGATTGGCAACCATGAAAGATTTGGATGGGGTGCTGCTGCAGGACGAACTGCGCCGTCATGATTATGACCCGATGGCTGCGCTCGATGCTGCTCGTGACCCGGAATCGATCGCCAGTTATCTGGAATTGCATATCGAACAAGGACCGGTGTTGGACCGGGTGCACAAATCGCTTGGTATCGTGGACGAGATCACAGGATTGTTCAGCTGGTCGGTGTGGCTTCGAGGCGAGGCGAATCATGCGGGTACGACGCCAATGGAAATGCGCAACGATGCTTTCATGGGGCTGGCCGATTTCGCTCATGAAGTTCCGCGAATTCTTGAAGAAAATGGTAGCCAGCGGAGTCGAGCAACGATTGGCAAAGCCCAGATCTTACCCGGTGCCGCCAACACGGTCCCCGGGCTGGTCGAGTTCTCCTTGGACGTCCGTGACACATCCGAGGTGATTCTCGATGACTTGTCGTCTGCGTTTCGCAAGGCACTTTCCGCCATCGCACGACGACGCAATTTGATGTTCGAGTTTGAGCAGAAAAGCTACCTTGCACCGGTCGGTTGTAGCGAGGTTGTGGTTCATGAGCTGATGGAGCAAGCCAATAAGCTTGGGATCGATTTCCTTGCCATGCCCAGCGGCGCGGCCCATGACGCACAGATTATGGGTAGGATGGTGCCGGTCGGTATGGTCTTTGTCCCCAGTAAAAACGGGCAGAGCCATTCGCCAGCCGAATGGACCGCATGGGCAGACATTGGGGCGGGAGCAAACGTGATGCTCAACACTTTGATTGGTTTAGCGGATGACTTGTAG
- the asnB gene encoding asparagine synthase (glutamine-hydrolyzing), with amino-acid sequence MCGITGFWNPSRTNERELRFTLDRMLDVLDHRGPDDRGSRFYLDQGVALGHTRLSIVGLDHGHQPIASSDGDYAVTVNGELYGYKRERTQLACQKLDCSGKSDSAITLPMYLRDGLSFVEKLRGEFAIVLYDNVKQRLVLIRDRFGVKPLYYAVNDNGIVYGSEVKSILKHPDVPAKLCPKAALHQMMQVMVPGTTAFEGVLALKPDHLLIASLRDGRIEVETQRWWDFSFPTSHDPNPDPAEYVQGVQDRLIDAVATRLEADVPVGCYLSGGIDSCSILGLATTLQQSPVKAFTIAFDNAEYDESHIAKLMAKRTGAEQELLLLTEKELYGPAFERATWHAERTFYNTLAVAKWHMSRRVRACNYKAVITGEGSDELFGGYPFFKRDWLGRDDEGGLFAGAILAEDDLKHPAWQDLCGFTPSWIQPWMMTLDRVRPLLSAEMRDLLNEYDPVAAVVAAIDPDQVRGRHRLDISQYTWSKTMLEGQILTWGGDRMDMANSMEARPAFLDHHVAEYAVTIPPEVRIRDGIEKWVLREAMVNVLPRELYERKKFAFMAPPAHTDPEKRSAVQEMIDHWLTEDRVHAVGFFDRGVLDAFIDAAWKETDGTIARRNDIVMNHTLQLHMLHGQYVEGLPLPAVD; translated from the coding sequence ATGTGTGGTATTACCGGATTTTGGAATCCGTCACGGACTAACGAGCGTGAACTGCGATTCACGCTCGATCGAATGCTGGATGTTTTGGATCACCGCGGTCCAGATGATCGCGGTAGCCGATTCTATCTTGATCAAGGCGTTGCACTTGGGCATACGCGGTTGTCGATCGTTGGTCTTGACCACGGCCACCAGCCAATCGCATCCTCCGATGGCGATTATGCCGTCACGGTCAATGGTGAATTGTACGGCTACAAAAGGGAACGCACGCAGTTGGCCTGCCAGAAGCTGGACTGCAGCGGAAAAAGCGATAGTGCGATCACCTTGCCGATGTACCTGCGCGACGGATTATCGTTCGTCGAGAAGCTACGCGGTGAATTTGCGATCGTTTTGTATGACAACGTGAAGCAACGTCTGGTTCTGATTCGAGACCGTTTTGGGGTCAAACCGCTGTACTATGCAGTCAATGACAATGGGATCGTTTATGGATCCGAAGTCAAATCGATTTTGAAGCATCCCGATGTGCCAGCGAAATTGTGTCCCAAAGCGGCGCTCCATCAAATGATGCAGGTGATGGTCCCGGGAACGACCGCATTTGAGGGCGTTCTCGCGCTCAAGCCCGACCATCTGCTGATTGCGAGTCTCCGAGATGGCCGGATCGAAGTGGAAACGCAACGTTGGTGGGATTTCAGCTTTCCGACGTCGCACGATCCGAATCCAGATCCAGCGGAATACGTGCAGGGAGTCCAAGATCGGTTGATCGACGCGGTCGCCACGCGGCTTGAAGCGGATGTGCCGGTCGGGTGCTATTTGTCCGGTGGGATCGACAGCTGTTCGATCCTCGGTTTGGCCACGACGCTACAACAGTCACCTGTCAAGGCGTTTACGATCGCGTTCGACAATGCGGAGTACGATGAGTCACACATCGCCAAATTGATGGCCAAGCGAACGGGCGCCGAACAGGAGCTGCTGCTTTTAACGGAGAAGGAACTGTATGGCCCCGCTTTTGAACGCGCGACGTGGCACGCTGAGCGAACGTTCTACAACACCTTGGCGGTCGCGAAGTGGCACATGAGTCGGCGAGTCCGTGCGTGCAACTACAAGGCAGTCATCACCGGGGAAGGATCCGACGAGCTGTTTGGTGGCTATCCGTTCTTCAAACGCGATTGGCTCGGACGTGATGATGAAGGTGGATTGTTCGCGGGTGCGATCCTGGCGGAAGACGATTTGAAACACCCCGCCTGGCAAGACCTGTGTGGATTCACGCCGTCATGGATCCAGCCGTGGATGATGACACTCGACCGCGTCCGTCCGCTTTTGTCGGCCGAAATGCGAGATTTGCTCAACGAATACGACCCCGTTGCGGCAGTCGTCGCAGCCATCGATCCCGATCAAGTTCGGGGGCGGCATCGGTTGGACATTTCACAGTACACTTGGAGCAAAACCATGCTGGAAGGTCAAATCTTGACGTGGGGAGGCGACCGCATGGACATGGCGAACAGCATGGAAGCCCGACCGGCGTTTCTCGATCATCATGTTGCTGAGTATGCGGTCACGATCCCTCCCGAGGTGCGGATTCGTGATGGGATTGAAAAATGGGTCCTGCGGGAAGCGATGGTGAATGTGTTGCCGCGTGAATTGTATGAAAGAAAAAAGTTTGCCTTTATGGCGCCACCGGCTCACACCGATCCGGAGAAGCGAAGTGCGGTGCAAGAGATGATCGATCACTGGTTGACGGAGGATCGGGTGCATGCGGTTGGTTTCTTTGACCGGGGTGTCCTTGACGCGTTCATTGACGCCGCCTGGAAAGAGACGGATGGTACGATTGCTCGGCGAAACGACATTGTGATGAACCACACGTTGCAACTGCACATGTTGCATGGCCAATATGTCGAGGGGCTGCCGCTTCCGGCGGTGGATTGA
- a CDS encoding aspartate/ornithine carbamoyltransferase family protein, with protein MFKKNLPFRSAVVAMNSKGKRVRAEDLLESSQGKIDREALEELAGQSIVHPRQFDRRTVVAIAQLAALLESRNVELDKPLDGKIAVTAFFEASTRTRLSFESAVQRLDGKVLSVPDGQVTGIAKGESLADIGEMFNTYGDVVIMRHPDTDSVEEISRNLQRPLINAGNGSGHHPTQALIDWYVLLKWRPELSMENCPEDRKVHLGIIGTPGSMRAVKSFLGLSLLFNQSVSRITLISEMADPVGLDLTETIEESPIPIDVTNDVQQVLPHLDVVYVNSIAFLGDSYRNLDSRYKLERNSNFKPGAVVMHPLARNDELSEDLDETDHNLYFAQAAGAVFVRQALLASVLDRLDRITGI; from the coding sequence ATGTTTAAGAAAAATCTGCCATTTCGCTCAGCGGTTGTTGCAATGAATTCGAAAGGCAAACGTGTCCGTGCCGAAGATTTGTTGGAGTCAAGCCAAGGAAAGATCGATCGTGAAGCGTTAGAGGAATTGGCGGGGCAATCCATTGTCCATCCGCGCCAATTCGACCGCCGAACGGTCGTTGCGATCGCACAATTGGCGGCATTGCTTGAAAGCCGTAACGTTGAACTCGACAAGCCCTTAGACGGGAAGATCGCGGTGACGGCTTTCTTCGAAGCGAGTACGCGGACCCGGTTGTCCTTTGAAAGCGCGGTGCAGCGGCTGGACGGAAAAGTGTTGTCGGTGCCCGATGGTCAAGTGACCGGAATCGCCAAGGGTGAATCGCTCGCCGATATTGGCGAAATGTTCAACACCTACGGTGACGTCGTGATCATGCGTCATCCCGATACCGACAGCGTCGAAGAGATTAGCCGAAATTTACAGCGACCGCTCATCAACGCGGGCAATGGATCGGGACACCATCCGACGCAAGCGTTGATCGATTGGTATGTGTTACTGAAGTGGCGTCCCGAGTTGTCGATGGAAAACTGCCCCGAAGACCGTAAAGTCCATTTGGGGATCATCGGCACGCCGGGGTCGATGCGAGCGGTGAAGAGTTTTTTGGGGTTGTCCTTGCTGTTCAATCAATCGGTCAGCCGGATCACCCTGATTTCCGAGATGGCGGATCCGGTGGGTTTGGATTTGACCGAAACGATTGAAGAATCGCCGATTCCCATCGATGTGACGAACGACGTCCAACAAGTGCTGCCGCATTTGGATGTTGTCTATGTCAACTCGATCGCATTCCTTGGCGACAGCTACCGCAACCTCGATAGCCGCTACAAGTTAGAACGAAACAGCAATTTCAAACCGGGCGCGGTGGTGATGCATCCGCTCGCCCGCAACGATGAGCTCTCGGAAGACTTGGACGAAACCGACCATAATCTTTACTTTGCGCAAGCCGCCGGCGCGGTGTTTGTTCGTCAAGCCTTGCTGGCCTCCGTCCTGGATCGTCTCGATCGAATCACCGGAATCTAG
- a CDS encoding sodium:solute symporter family protein codes for MLVASAPVLSARAGYVMLSLFSVLWIALGIWWGRRAKSYDGFAVAGRNVGLALGTATAVATWITSNTTMLAPQFALQLGLWGALAYATASFGLFAFAPMSGRIRQLMPKGYTAVEFVRRRYGTLGTVPFLIISMFYAITWLISMSMAGGKLLNILSGIPYPVGMSVVVVVCVLYTLFGGMYAVIGTDFIQSLIILVGLVVVAIAVLTRIDITDVHQKLSADRPMLLSVFFPAALMSLFNNMLFGFGEIFHSNVWWSRAFAMREGVGPKAYALGGLIWLPVPIVAGFLGLAAPALGIGVSQPDTVGPMVAATLLGWGGALLVFVVVFCSLASSIDSLLAATSDLMVNDMIEPLLQREPSDIEKRRTSAICIVVLGFLAWAVALPNRGTLATVLFFAGPMVGSCIWPIVGGLYWRRASPIAAMLAMVLGSLFGLIAYFTIGWFVSSLVGAAVSAVVFAMGVYLSPDDFDFRTLAGTDGRVTGEID; via the coding sequence ATGCTTGTTGCTTCCGCGCCGGTGCTGAGTGCTCGCGCGGGATACGTCATGCTGAGCCTGTTTAGTGTGCTGTGGATTGCGCTTGGCATTTGGTGGGGGCGTCGCGCAAAATCGTATGATGGATTCGCAGTGGCTGGAAGGAATGTAGGCCTTGCGTTGGGAACCGCGACAGCGGTTGCGACGTGGATCACGTCGAATACCACGATGCTAGCGCCGCAATTCGCACTCCAACTCGGGCTGTGGGGTGCATTGGCGTATGCGACCGCGAGTTTTGGTTTGTTCGCCTTTGCACCGATGAGTGGTCGGATTCGGCAATTGATGCCTAAGGGATACACGGCGGTTGAGTTTGTGCGTCGCCGGTATGGAACACTTGGGACGGTCCCCTTTCTGATCATTTCGATGTTCTATGCGATCACTTGGCTGATTTCGATGTCAATGGCGGGAGGCAAACTGCTCAATATCTTGTCGGGGATTCCCTATCCAGTTGGGATGTCGGTGGTGGTGGTCGTGTGCGTCTTGTATACGTTGTTTGGCGGTATGTACGCGGTAATTGGTACGGACTTTATCCAAAGTCTCATCATCTTGGTGGGGTTGGTGGTGGTGGCAATTGCCGTCTTGACAAGAATTGACATCACGGACGTTCATCAAAAGCTATCGGCGGATCGCCCGATGTTGTTGTCCGTTTTTTTTCCGGCCGCATTGATGTCGTTGTTCAATAACATGCTATTCGGCTTCGGCGAGATCTTCCATAGTAATGTATGGTGGAGCCGTGCGTTTGCGATGCGAGAAGGGGTTGGTCCGAAAGCGTATGCATTGGGCGGACTCATCTGGTTGCCGGTTCCCATTGTTGCAGGTTTTCTCGGGTTGGCGGCGCCAGCACTTGGGATTGGTGTCAGCCAACCGGATACCGTTGGTCCGATGGTTGCCGCAACGTTGCTCGGTTGGGGTGGTGCGTTACTGGTTTTCGTCGTCGTGTTTTGCTCCTTGGCATCGAGTATCGATTCGTTGCTAGCAGCGACCTCGGATCTGATGGTCAACGACATGATCGAACCGTTGTTGCAAAGGGAGCCCAGCGACATTGAAAAGCGTCGTACTTCGGCCATTTGCATCGTGGTCCTCGGTTTTTTGGCATGGGCGGTCGCGCTACCGAATCGAGGAACGCTCGCAACCGTACTGTTTTTCGCTGGTCCGATGGTCGGCAGTTGCATTTGGCCGATCGTAGGTGGACTGTATTGGCGACGAGCCAGTCCGATTGCCGCAATGCTTGCGATGGTCCTCGGCAGCCTGTTTGGGTTGATCGCATACTTTACGATTGGCTGGTTTGTGTCATCCTTGGTGGGTGCGGCCGTATCCGCCGTTGTGTTTGCGATGGGTGTCTATCTGTCACCCGACGACTTTGATTTTCGAACGTTGGCAGGCACCGACGGTCGGGTCACAGGAGAAATTGACTGA